The Sinorhizobium alkalisoli genomic interval TAGGAGGGCCTGATCAGCGCGGCTTTTCGGACCGGTCGCGCGACATGCCCTTGTCCGCAAGCTCCTGCTCGTAAGCTTGGAACAGGACGTCGCCCTTCTCGCCCAACTCACGCAGGTAGGACCAGGTGTAAATGCCGGTGTCGTGGAAATCGTCGAAGCCGATCCGCACCGCATAGTTTCCCGTCGGCTGGACCGAAAGGATCTGCACATTGCGCTTGCCGGGCACAGTCACGCGCTGGCCGGGCCCATGCCCCTGCACTTCGGCCGAGGGCGAAAGCACGCGCAGCAGTTCGGCCGAAAGATCGAAGGAGGCACCATCGTCGAAGGTCACCACCAACCGATGGCGATCCTTCGATATGCGCAATTCGGTCGGCCAGTGGTCGCTCATCGCCATTACTCCCCGCTCGTCCTCTGCTAGAAAAGCTCTCTGGCGCCGCAGGCGCGCAAAGATCGCCGTGGCGCTGTGCAGTAGTAAAGCAGAATTGAACGGGCGGAAATCTCTCGGGGATTGCTTTCCGTGAGTTTGAAACAATTTGACGCAGCAGCCGCCTTGACGCGCACCCTATTGCTCACGACATTGAGGGTTCCGGGAGAAATGGATTGAACACGGCCAGAATAGACAGCGAAAGCGCGCAACCGATCGATGACGTGACCGCCCCGATGGTCGACCCTTTCGGCCGTGCGATCACCTATCTGCGGGTGTCCGTCACCGACCGCTGCGACTTCCGCTGCACATACTGTATGGCGGAACATATGACGTTCCTGCCGAAAAAGGACCTCTTGACGCTCGAGGAACTTCACCGGCTCTGTTCCGCCTTCATCGCCAAGGGCGTGCGCAAGCTGCGGCTGACCGGCGGCGAACCGCTGGTACGCAAGAACATCATGTTCCTCGTTCGGGAACTCGGTAAAGAGATCGAGGCCGGCCGGCTCGACGAATTGACGCTGACCACGAACGGCTCGCAACTCTCGAGATATGCAGCCGAACTCGCCGATTGCGGCGTCCGCCGCATCAATGTCTCGCTCGACACCCGCGATGCCGACAAATTCCGGCAGATCACCCGTTGGGGAGAGCTGGCGAAAGTGATGGAAGGCATCGATGCCGCCCAGACCGCAGGCCTCAAGGTCAAGGTCAATGCGGTGGCACTCAAGGGCTTCAACGACGCCGAGATCCCGGACCTGATGCGCTGGGCGCACGGGCGCGGCATGGACCTGACGCTGATCGAGACCATGCCGATGGGCGAGATCGACGAGGACCGCACCGATCACTACCTGCCGCTTTCCGAAATGCGCGAGCGTCTCGAGACGCAATTCACGTTACGGGATGTGCCCTACCGTACCGGCGGTCCCGCCCGTTACGTCGAGGTGGAGGAGACCGGCGGCCGGCTCGGCCTGATCACGCCCCTCACCCACAATTTCTGCGAAAGCTGCAACCGCGTCCGTCTCACCTGCACCGGCACGCTCTATATGTGCCTCGGCCAGAACGACGCCGCGGACCTGCGCGCCGCGCTGCGCGCCACCAATGACGACGCCTACCTGTCGAAAGTCATCGACGAGGCGATCGGCCGCAAACCCAAGGGCCACGATTTCATCATCGACCGCGAACACAACCGCCCCGCCGTGGCGCGGCATATGAGTGTGACTGGCGGGTGACGTTTGGTTGGCCCTCATCCGGCTGCCGCCACCTTCTCCCCGCAGGCGGGGAGAAGGGCCTCGCGGGGTCGCCTTCCCCTCCAACCACAGGTGGTGCCGACGCGGAGGAAAGCGTCCCCTCGCCCCGATTCCGGGGAGAGGGTTAGTCCTCGGGTTAAACCCGAGGAAAGGGGCCAATTTTCCGGAGTTTACGCAGCGTAAGTCGCCGCCCCATAACGCCCTTGGCCATAGCTTGACGCTACGCCGTTCGTGCCGGTCTTGAAGCGCTCAATTTTCTCGTTGAGCATTTCCACCTGGCGGCGCAGGCCGTGGATCTCGGCCGTGTTCTCCTCGACCATTGCGGCATTCTGTTGCGTGATCAATTCAACTTCGTGCACCGCGGTATTGACCTCGTTCAGGCCGCGATACTGGTCGGCGGCGGCGGCCTCGATATTGCTGACGAGGCTGTGGATCGTCGCAATGTGATCGTTGATGACCGACAGTGCATTGCCGGTTTCCTGCACCAGCTCGACGCCGCTGCGCACCTGAACGGAACTCGCGGAAATAAGCTCCTTGATCTCGCGTGCGGCACTCGCACAACGCTGGGCCAGTTCCCGCACCTCCTGCGCCACGACGGCGAAGCCGCGGCCCGCCTCGCCTGCGCGCGCCGCCTCGACGCCCGCATTCAACGCCAGCAGGTTGGTCTGGAAGGCGATTTCGTCGATTACACCGATGATCGTTCCGATCTTTTCCGAGGAACGATTGATCGCCGCCATGGCGTCAATCGCCTTGGCGACGACTTCGCCGGAATGCTGTGCATAGGAATTCGTCTCATCGACGGAAACGGTCGTCTGCCGAGCGCTCTCGGCCGTGGCGCGAACGATCTCCGTCAGCTGGCTTAGCGCCCGCGAGCTTTCCTCGAGGGCTGCCGCCTGTTGTTCGGTGCGGCGGGCAAGATCGTCGGCCGAAGCCGAGAGGTTGCCGGTGCCGCCGGTGATCTCTTCCGTCACGAGGCGGACATCCATCAGGGTCGCGCGCAGGGCTTCGACCGCATTGTTGTAGGTGCGCGCCATGATCACGTAGTCTTCCGGCAGATCCTCCGCCATGCCTTCCTCGAGATTGCCGGCGGCAAGCTGCGACAGCACGTCGGAAAGCGCATTCAGGGCCTGCATCTGTTCCGCCTCGACGCGCGCGCGCTCCTCTGAGCGGCGAGCCTGTTCCTGGGCGGACAGCGTCCGTGCCGCCTCGGCCTCGCGCCCGAGGCGGACATTTTCCAGCGCATTGTCGCGGAAGACGGCGACGGAGCGGACCATGTCGCCGATCTCGTCGCCGCGGTTGCGCCCTTCGATCGCCACTTCGAGATCGCCATTGGCAAGCCGCGTCATCGTCTCGGTGACGCGCTTCAAGGGACCGCGCAGCGTCTCCACAAGCATCAGCCCGCCAATGATCGCCAGCAGCGTCCCGGCGACCATCGCCACGATCGAGACGGTTGCCGAGCGCTGGCTGTCCTGCTTTCCGGCTTCCTGGGCACGGCTGACGAAGCTTTCCAGCGTGCTGCTTGCATCGGCGACGAGGGCCGCCGCCTCGCTCTTGGTCGCCTGCCAGCGCGCGCCGACATCGATCAGCGCCGCGGTCCCCTTGTCGATATTGTCGAGCGACGGGCCGAGCTTTGCCGGCAGCTCACGCAGGGTTGCGTTCTTCGCGCCGAGTTCGGATAGCTTGTCGGCCGTTTCGCGGACTGCCTTGAGGTCGGCGACGACGAGATCGCGGTTTGCCGGATCCAGCTTTCGATGCAACTCGCTGATGTGAAGACGGGCGCTGTCCAGCCCCTTGAACGTCTCGCCCATCAGGCCAATCAGCGTCTTCAGCGTCACGATTTCGCCGTCCATGCTGACGAAGCGCTTTGCAGCTGTATCGGAGTTGGCCGCCGCCGCCTTGGCGAAATCGGCCTCATATTTCGAGAACTTGCTGAGGATCGGCACGAGCGCGTTCTTCTTCTTGTCGTTCTCCTCAGGCCCCGCCAGGACTGCCTGGACCTGTTCCGCCAGTGCTTTGAGCTCGCCTATCGGTTTCTTGACCTTCTCGGAGGCGATCCGTTCCGACTCGTCGATCTGCTTCATCAGGTGCGGCAGCAACTTGTTCGCCTGCTCGATCTTTGCATCCGGATTGACCGCCATAGTAACCGGCAGGCGGAATTTCTTGATCCGCTCGGCCAAGCCCTGATAGGCCGCCGCGTCGAACAGCAACGCCTTTGCGAAGGCTTCCTTCTCGCCCGATTGCGAGCGCAGGATATCGATCTGCTTGTAGGCGCCGTTGCCGTTCCTGGTCATGTCGGCAAGCGCGGCTTCCAGCGATTCCGTCACCTTCTCCCGTTCGACTTCGACCGCCCAGAGCTTATCCGTCTGGGCGCGCATCCGGCTGCCGAGGCCGACGACGGAGGCGATCTGAGCCTTGTCGGCATCCCGCGTCAGCAAGGCATCAAGCGCCCCAACGCCCGCCTCCTGCTCGTCGATCGCGTGCACGAGCGCGTCGCGCGCCTTGGCACTCGGATCATCCGCGAAAGCCTGAAGGGCGCTTCTGAGCGCCTGGAAGTCCGAAAGATTGTTGATCGTTTCGCGGGTGACCGTCATGTGCCCGTTGAGGGTGCGAGCGGTGAAAAAGCCGACGAGGCCGATCCCGGCAATCAGCGCCACAAGCGGTATGACGAAAAGGAGGACTTTCGTAACAATGCGCAGGCGCTGCAGAAGGCGATCGATGACAGACATTGCGGACCCCAGTTCTTATTATGAAGAGACATGTCCGCGCGGCTTGCATTTCGCAGCACCATACATCGCTCGGATGCTTGGAGCCGCCGGGGCATCGGGCTGCGGCCGGGAACACCTCCAGCTCCGAGGTCGCAGCACGCCATGGTCGGCTTTCCGACCGTCGCCCACCGATCGCATCATGCGATGGATTGCGGAATCATCCGGACGATAGGCGGCGAAAATTAAGATTCCCCGAATGTATCAGGACCTGGTGGCGCGAAGGTCCTGGGGCATTTGTGGGGTGGTCGCGCGGAACATAGGCTTGAGTTTTGGAGAAAATGGCATTCAAAGCTAGGCAGTCGGGCGGCCGCAGCGAATAGATTCGCCCGGTCCTGCCGGGTATTTGCGCCCTAGCCGAAGGTTTTCGTGATGCACCCCTCAGCCAATCTCCGCGGCATCGTCTTCATGTGCCTGGCCATGGCCGCTTTTTCCTGTAACGACGCGCTGATCAAGTCGGTGACCGGCACGATGAATACCGGTCAGATCATGTTCGTGCGCGGTCTGCTGACCACCTTGATGGCGCTGGCGGTTGCGCTCCACTTCGGTGCCCTGCGTCCGATCCGCACGATTTTTCGGCCGGTGATCCTGCTGCGTATCGCAATGGAAGCCCTCGCATCGGTGACCTATATTTCGGCGCTCGCCCTCATACCGCTGGCCAATGCATCGGCGATCATGCAGGCGCTGCCGCTCGCGGTGACGCTCGGCGCGGCCCTCTTCCTCGGTCAGCCGGTCGGTTGGCGCCGCTGGGCGGCGATCGTGATCGGTTTTGTTGGCGTCTTGATCGTGCTGAGGCCAGGGCCCGAGGGCTTTACACCAGCGGCGCTGACAGTCGTCGCCTGCGTCTTCGTGACGGCAACGCGCGATCTCTGCACACGGCGGATCGGAACAGAAGTGCCCTCGCTCTTCATCACCGTCACCACCGCCTTCGTCACGACGCTGGTCGGAGCGGCGCTTATCGTCCCGTTCGGCGGCTGGCAGCCGGTATCGGCGACCTCCTTCACCCATATCGTCGGCGCCAGCGCGCTGTTGATGCTCGGCTATCAGACGATCGTCCTCGCCATGCGCGAGGGAGACATTTCGGTGATCGCGCCGTTCCGCTACACCGGGCTTGTCTGGTCGATCACGATCGGCATCGTCTTCTTTGCCGAGACGCCGGACCGCTGGATGCTGGCGGGCGTTGCCGTTATCATCGGCTCGGGTCTCTATACCTTTTATCGCGAAAGCCTGCGCGGACGCACCGCCGTCGCGCAGCGCGCTGTCACGAGCCCGCTGGAATAGGAATCGCTTCGATGACCGAAGGCGCCTCCACTGCAGCCGGCCGCCCAGCCGCCGTCATTCTCGCCGGCGGCCGTTCCACGCGCATGGGCACACCGAAGGCGAGCGCCAGCCTCGGCGGACGCAGCTTGCTCGCCCATGTCACAGCCCGGCTAAGGCCGCAGGTCGCAAGCATCGCCGTCAATCTCAACGCCGAACCGGGCATCGCGCTACCGAGCGATACGACCATGATAGCCGACACGATCCCGGGCTTCGCCGGCCCGCTTGCCGGCGTGCTGGCGGCAATGCGTCACGTGGCGAAGGCTTCACCGGACGCGAGCCACGTCCTGACCGTGCCGATCGACACGCCCTTCTTTCCGGCCACGCTGGCGGCCAGGCTCCGGAATGCGCTCACGTCTGCCGGCGAGATCGCCGTTGCCTGGTCCCTCGGCGCGATGCATCCGCTCTTCGCCCTGTGGCCGATCGGACTAGCAGATGACCTGGATGCCTGGATCCGCATCGACGAGAAGCGGCGCGTTCGCGCCTTCATCGCTCGCCATCCCTCGGTAGCGGTGGACTTCGCGCCGATCGCCACGACGGCAGGACCGCTCGACCCGTTCTTCAACATCAATACGCCGCAACAGCTTCAGGAGGCGGAAGCATGGCTGGCGCATATCAAGGATCCCGCACCATGAACGCACCCAGGATATTCGGCATCGCCGGCTGGAAGAACTCCGGCAAGACGGGTCTGATGGTCCGCCTCGTCAGCGAAATGACCCGGCGTGGCTATCGGGTGTCGACCGTCAAGCATGCCCACCACGACTTCGACATCGATAAGGTCGGCGCCGACAGCTACCGGCACCGCGAAGCGGGGGCGCATGAGGTGACTATCGTCTCCTCGATCCGCTTTGCCATCATGCATGAGTTGCGCGGAGCGGCCGAGCCGAGCTTCGAGGAAATCCTGTCGCGGCTCGCCCCTTGCGATCTCGTCCTCATCGAGGGATACAAGCGCGAACCAATTCCGAAGATCGAGGCCCGCCGGCTGGACTCGGCCAATCGCGAACCGCTGGCGCCAACCGACTCACACATCGTCGCCATCGCCGCCGATCACCTCGTCGCCGACAGCCCCCTGCCCGTCTTCGATCTCGACGACACGGCGGCGATCGCCGATTTCATCGAGCAAACCACGGGGTTGCGCGGCTGAACGATAGACGCGCTGTCGGTCAAGTCTGCGTCAGAGACCGTCGCGGCTGCCGCGACGTCCGTGAATGTTCCCGCGATGAGCCGGCGTTCGCAATTAAGTACTGCCATTCGATGCCACATAGGCAGATTGACTGCATTGGGCCTCGCGCTCAGACGAACAAGACAAGCATACAAGCAACTGAAGCAAAATTAGCTGTGATAGCCCGTTTTACGGAAGAACATGCCTGTGAGCGGCGCAGATACCGCAGCCCGCCTGCCGCTCGTCTGGTAGAATGGGAATCAATGGTGGGGACCACGAAGACACTCGTATTCACGTCCACCGTAACGCCCATCCTCCCAGGGCAATTCGGCTGCCGTCGCACGGGTCCCGACGGCAGCCGCACTTTTCATCAGGCCTCATTCGCTGACATTGCCGATGCCAAGTCGACGCGCAAAGGTCGCTGTAGCACTTTGAATTGCTGCATGTCTCTGTCCTTTAATCGAGATCGATTAAAGGAGACATGCAGTAGGCGCCATTGGCATGGGGTCAACGCTGCTTGCTGGCCCGGGTAGCCAGAACGTTGCGGATCGAGAAGCTTGAATGAATCCGCAGGACGCCCGGCAGCGTCGAGAGGATTTCCTTGTGGATCCGCTCGAACTCGCCGGCGCCTGCCACTTCCACCCTTAGAAGATAATCCGATCCGCCGGTCATCAGAAAGCACTCGCGGATTTCCGGATGCTTTCGCACGGCCGCTTCGAAACGGTCGAGATGTTCCTCGGTTTGCCGTTCGAGCGTGATGTTGATGATCACGGCGATCGTGTCTTCGGAACTCCCGCTGTCCACCAATGCCGTGTAGCCGCGGATGACGCCAGCCTCCTCGAGCAGTTTTATCCGCCGCAAGCAAGCCGAAGGCGACAGGCCGATTTCCTCGGCCAGGCGAGCATTGCTCATGCGCGCGTTGAGCCGCAGCAGGCGCAGGATGTTGCGGTCGATCGCATCGATTGCGGTCATGCAGGATACTCCATTTCTTCGATGATCATTCTAACAACTAATAGACTTTGCAATAAATGATCGAACTTTGCCAGACAATTCGACGAAAATTTCAATAAGTTCCCCTGCAGAAGAGAGGGGACACATGGACGGATACGCTTTTCATGCTCAAGATCGCCATGCCCGAGCTGACACGGGGGCTTCCGGCTACCTGACCATTGATCTTGCCGCCTTGCGTCGAAACTATCGGAAGCTTTCCTTGGCTGTCGCACCCGCAGCGGCCGCGGCCGTTGTAAAGGCTGACGCCTACGGACTTGGTGCCGAGCCCGTGTCCAGATCCCTGCATGCGCAAGGCTGCCGGCATTTCTTCGTTGCGCAGCTGATGGAGGCTGTCGAACTCAAGCCGCGTCTGCCGAACGACACGCAACTTTTCGTGCTTAACGGATTGCAGCCCGGCGCAGAGGAGAGCTGCGCCGACGCCGGCATCGTTCCGGTGCTCAACTCCCTCGAGCAATTCCGGCGCTGGTCGCTTGCAGCGCAGAAACTCGGACGCGTGCTGCCCGCCGTGGTGCAGTTCGACACCGGCATGTCGCGGCTGGGCGTCGCGCCGCAGGAACGCACGGCGCTCGCAGCCGAGCTCAAGGACTGCCGGAATATCGAAATCCTGTTCATCATGAGTCATCTCGCCTGCGCCGACGAAATGGACAACGGGCAGAATGCCGAGCAACTCGCGGAGATGCACCGCATCGCCGCGGAGTTTCCGGATCTGGATGTCTGCTTCGCCAACTCGGGCGGCGTTTTCCTCGGCGGCGACTATCACGGCGTCCTGGCTCGACCGGGCATCGCCCTTTACGGTGGCGCGCCCTCTGCAGGGAAACCCAATCCGATGGAGCCCGTCGTGCGGCTCGAGGTCGCCGTCATCCAGACGAGGACGGTTCCCGCCGGCACGAGGATCGGATACGGCGGCGCACACGTGGCATCCTCCGAAATGCGGCTTGCTACCATCGCCGGCGGCTACGCCGATGGCTTTCCGCGCAGCCTGAGCGGCCGCGGCGCCGTCTTTCATGCGGGCGTTCGCCTGCCGATCGTTGGACGGGTCTCGATGGACAGCATCACGGTGGATGTCACCGCCCTGCCCGACGGCGCGCTTTCGCTTGGCAGCCTAGTCGAGGTCTTCGGCCCGCATCAGACGCTGGAAGACGTGGCGGAAGCCGCCGGCACGATCTCGTACGAAATCCTGACCGGCCTCGGCCGTCGATATGACCGGCGGTATCGCTGAGCATACTTCTATTGAGGGAAGCCATGAAAGTCATCGTACTTGGTGCCGGAGTGGTCGGCGTAACCAGCGCCTATCAACTGGCAAAGGCAGGTCACGAGGTCACGGTCGTCGACCGCCAGGACGGACCCGCTCTCGAGACCAGCTTCGCCAATGCAGGCGAAGTCTCCTTCGGGTATTGCTCGCCCTGGGCGGCGCCGGGCATCCCGGCGAAGGCGCTGAAATGGCTGTTGATGCGACACCCGCCGCTCATCCTGCGTCCCAAGCTCGACCGCGCAATGCTCGCCTGGATGTTCCAGATGCTGAGAAACTGCACGCCCGAGCGCTACGCGGTCAACAAGAGCCGCATGCTGCGTCTCGCCGATTACAGCCGGACGTCCCTCGCCGAGGTACGGGCCGAAACGGGCATTGGCTATGACGAGCGCATGAAGGGCACACTGCAGCTCTTCAGGACGCAACAACAGCTCGACGCCTCGGCAAAGGACGTGAAAGCCCTGTCGGCCGATGGCATCCCGTACGAAGTGCTCGACCGGGATGACTGCATCCTGGCGGAGCCCGCGCTGAAGCATGTCCGCGAAAAGATCGTCGGCGGATTGCTGACGCCGAATGACGAGACCGGCGATTGCTTCAAGTTCACCAACACGCTGGCCGCGAAGGTCGCAGAGCGTGGCGTCCGCTTCGCCTATGGCACACGCATCAAGGACCTCGGCGTGGAAGGCGGCCGGGTGCATGGGGTCGCCACCGATCGCGGCTGGTTGAGCGCCGATGCGGTCGTCGTTGCGCTCGGCAGCTATTCACCGCTCCTGCTGAAGCCGCTCGGCATCAAACTGCCGGTCTATCCCGTCAAAGGCTATTCGCTGACGATTCCGATCACCGATCCATCGCGCGCACCGGAGTCGACAGTGATGGACGAGACCTACAAGATCGCGATCACCAGGCTCGGTGACCGCATCCGGGTCGGCGGCATGGCGGAGATTTCGGGCTACACGAATGACCTTTGCAGCGCCCGGCGGCGCACGCTCGAACATTCGGTAACCGATCTGTTCCCGGGTGGTGATGTGCAGAAAGCATCGTTCTGGTCCGGCCTGAGGCCGATGACCCCGGACGGGACGCCGGTCATCGGTGCCACAAAGATCGCCGGTCTCTTCCTCAATACGGGCCATGGCACGCTGGGCTGGACGATGAGCTGCGGGTCGGCGCGGCTCATCAGCGACCTGGTGAGCGGCCGAAAGCCGGATATCGACGCGGCCGATCTCGCGATCGCCCGTTACAGCTGATCCAAAATCCAAGTTCGGAGGTACTCATGATTGAAGCGATTGCAACTGCTGACGCACCGGGCGCCATTGGCCCCTTTTCCCAGGCGATAAAGGTCGGCGATCTGCTCTTCGTCTCGGGTCAGCTCCCAATCGACCCGGCTACCGGCGAGTTCGTGTCCAACGATCCCGTGGAGCAGGCAAGACAATGCCTGAAGAACGTCGCCGCGATCGCCAAGGCGGCGGGATCGGGAATCGAGAGGACCGTCAAGACGACCGTGCTGCTGACAGACCTTTCCAAATTCGCCGACGTCAACAATGTCTATGCAACATTCTTCGAGAAGCCCTTTCCCGCTCGCGCCTGCTATCAGGTCAGCGCTCTGCCGAAGGGCGCGCAGGTGGAAATTGAAGCGGTGATTGCCCTCAGGTCGTGACACGCAGTCCCGGCCCACCATCCTCGACCTGGCCGATGATCCGCGCGGCCGAATAGCCCGCCTGAATAATGTCCCGGAGCAGCGCTTCCGCGCGCTCCGGTCTGCAGGAAACGAGAAGACCGCCGGAGGTCTGGGGGTCGGTCAGGATGTGGCGCTGCCATGGCGGGAGGTCGTCGGGAACGAGCACGCTCATGCCGTAGCTCGCCCAGTTGCGATGGGAGGCGCCGGTCACATATCCTGCTTCCGCGAGTTCGGCGCAGCGGGCAAAGAGGGCAATGTCGCGTGCCCTGAGCGATATCCGCTTGTCCGATCCCCTGGCCATCTCCAGCGCGTGGCCGAGAATGCCGAAGCCGGTAACGTCGGTGACGGCGTGCACATCGACATTCTTTGCAAGCTCTGCGCCGACACGGTTGAGGAGCGTTGTCGAGGCGATGAGTTCGGCATAGGCATCCGACGGCAATGCGCCCTTCTTGAAGGCCGCCGAATAGATTCCGACCCCCAACGCCTTCGTCAGGATCAGCGCGTCGCCGACGCGGGCATCGCTGTTGCGCCGAATGCTGGCGGGCGGGGCTGTGCCGATCACCGCAAGGCCATAGATCGGCTCCAGCGAATCGATCGAGTGGCCGCCGGCAACGGGAATGCCGGCCTCCGCACAGATCGCGCCACCGCCTCTCAGGATCTCCCGGACCATCTCCGTTGGCATTTTTTCGACCGGCATGCCGACGATCGCAAGCGCCATGATCGGCCGTCCGCCCATGGCATAGACATCGGAGAGCGCATTGGCCGCCGCGATCCGGCCGAAGTCGAAAGGATCGTCGACCATCGGCATGAAGAAATCGGTGGTCGCTATGATGCAGGTCTCGTCATCGAGCTGCCAGACGGCGGCATCGTCACCTGTTTCGGTGCCGACGAGGAGCCGGGCGAATTGCCCGCCGACGGGTTGATCGACCAGCAATTGCTGCAGCACCGATGGCGCCAGCTTGCAGCCGCAGCCGCCGCCGTGGGCAAGCGCCGTCAGACGAAAGGGCGTTGTCGCAGTCGAATTATCCATGCCGGCCTCCCGCTAGCGGATTGGCCCGAAGATCCTCCCGGATCTTCGGAGATGCGCAGGTTCAAAGAGTAACAGCAGCCTTTGCGAGTCTGAAAAGACGCGCGCCGCTTTGGGCGAACTGGGCGGCGGGCCGACGATGTCTTGCCGACGGGGGCGGCAAGGAAGCAAGCGAGCCGGGAACGGACGGGCATCAACGGCCGTCGTCGGCAGCGCGGCGTCAGCCCTATTCATAGTGCCCCGGGACCCGGGAGCGGCGTGCAAGCCCATCGATCGATTATGGTTGTTCGTAACACAGGCGTCAATTTGCAACTGCTGCCTGTTTCCTTGAATCGACTTCGATTCAAGCACAAAGACATGCAGCAGTTCGAAGTGCTACAGCGCTGAAAACCTCCCTCAAATCGCGCCGTCTCGATAACGACGGCGTTACCCTGGCATTCAACAAGTCATCGTTTCCGTTCTTATTAATTTGACAATAGAACAGAGACGGCTAAGATTCTAATTTCAAAGGTCGAGTTTGCATTGCAGCGCCGCGCTTCAGACGTCTCCGAGGTGGTCAAAGGGAGACATGCGGCAGCGGCGCATCGTAGTTGTTCCGGCACGCCC includes:
- the mobB gene encoding molybdopterin-guanine dinucleotide biosynthesis protein B, which translates into the protein MNAPRIFGIAGWKNSGKTGLMVRLVSEMTRRGYRVSTVKHAHHDFDIDKVGADSYRHREAGAHEVTIVSSIRFAIMHELRGAAEPSFEEILSRLAPCDLVLIEGYKREPIPKIEARRLDSANREPLAPTDSHIVAIAADHLVADSPLPVFDLDDTAAIADFIEQTTGLRG
- a CDS encoding Lrp/AsnC family transcriptional regulator → MTAIDAIDRNILRLLRLNARMSNARLAEEIGLSPSACLRRIKLLEEAGVIRGYTALVDSGSSEDTIAVIINITLERQTEEHLDRFEAAVRKHPEIRECFLMTGGSDYLLRVEVAGAGEFERIHKEILSTLPGVLRIHSSFSIRNVLATRASKQR
- the mobA gene encoding molybdenum cofactor guanylyltransferase MobA; this encodes MTEGASTAAGRPAAVILAGGRSTRMGTPKASASLGGRSLLAHVTARLRPQVASIAVNLNAEPGIALPSDTTMIADTIPGFAGPLAGVLAAMRHVAKASPDASHVLTVPIDTPFFPATLAARLRNALTSAGEIAVAWSLGAMHPLFALWPIGLADDLDAWIRIDEKRRVRAFIARHPSVAVDFAPIATTAGPLDPFFNINTPQQLQEAEAWLAHIKDPAP
- a CDS encoding methyl-accepting chemotaxis protein, coding for MSVIDRLLQRLRIVTKVLLFVIPLVALIAGIGLVGFFTARTLNGHMTVTRETINNLSDFQALRSALQAFADDPSAKARDALVHAIDEQEAGVGALDALLTRDADKAQIASVVGLGSRMRAQTDKLWAVEVEREKVTESLEAALADMTRNGNGAYKQIDILRSQSGEKEAFAKALLFDAAAYQGLAERIKKFRLPVTMAVNPDAKIEQANKLLPHLMKQIDESERIASEKVKKPIGELKALAEQVQAVLAGPEENDKKKNALVPILSKFSKYEADFAKAAAANSDTAAKRFVSMDGEIVTLKTLIGLMGETFKGLDSARLHISELHRKLDPANRDLVVADLKAVRETADKLSELGAKNATLRELPAKLGPSLDNIDKGTAALIDVGARWQATKSEAAALVADASSTLESFVSRAQEAGKQDSQRSATVSIVAMVAGTLLAIIGGLMLVETLRGPLKRVTETMTRLANGDLEVAIEGRNRGDEIGDMVRSVAVFRDNALENVRLGREAEAARTLSAQEQARRSEERARVEAEQMQALNALSDVLSQLAAGNLEEGMAEDLPEDYVIMARTYNNAVEALRATLMDVRLVTEEITGGTGNLSASADDLARRTEQQAAALEESSRALSQLTEIVRATAESARQTTVSVDETNSYAQHSGEVVAKAIDAMAAINRSSEKIGTIIGVIDEIAFQTNLLALNAGVEAARAGEAGRGFAVVAQEVRELAQRCASAAREIKELISASSVQVRSGVELVQETGNALSVINDHIATIHSLVSNIEAAAADQYRGLNEVNTAVHEVELITQQNAAMVEENTAEIHGLRRQVEMLNEKIERFKTGTNGVASSYGQGRYGAATYAA
- a CDS encoding DMT family transporter yields the protein MHPSANLRGIVFMCLAMAAFSCNDALIKSVTGTMNTGQIMFVRGLLTTLMALAVALHFGALRPIRTIFRPVILLRIAMEALASVTYISALALIPLANASAIMQALPLAVTLGAALFLGQPVGWRRWAAIVIGFVGVLIVLRPGPEGFTPAALTVVACVFVTATRDLCTRRIGTEVPSLFITVTTAFVTTLVGAALIVPFGGWQPVSATSFTHIVGASALLMLGYQTIVLAMREGDISVIAPFRYTGLVWSITIGIVFFAETPDRWMLAGVAVIIGSGLYTFYRESLRGRTAVAQRAVTSPLE
- the moaA gene encoding GTP 3',8-cyclase MoaA, which translates into the protein MNTARIDSESAQPIDDVTAPMVDPFGRAITYLRVSVTDRCDFRCTYCMAEHMTFLPKKDLLTLEELHRLCSAFIAKGVRKLRLTGGEPLVRKNIMFLVRELGKEIEAGRLDELTLTTNGSQLSRYAAELADCGVRRINVSLDTRDADKFRQITRWGELAKVMEGIDAAQTAGLKVKVNAVALKGFNDAEIPDLMRWAHGRGMDLTLIETMPMGEIDEDRTDHYLPLSEMRERLETQFTLRDVPYRTGGPARYVEVEETGGRLGLITPLTHNFCESCNRVRLTCTGTLYMCLGQNDAADLRAALRATNDDAYLSKVIDEAIGRKPKGHDFIIDREHNRPAVARHMSVTGG
- a CDS encoding D-amino acid dehydrogenase, which codes for MKVIVLGAGVVGVTSAYQLAKAGHEVTVVDRQDGPALETSFANAGEVSFGYCSPWAAPGIPAKALKWLLMRHPPLILRPKLDRAMLAWMFQMLRNCTPERYAVNKSRMLRLADYSRTSLAEVRAETGIGYDERMKGTLQLFRTQQQLDASAKDVKALSADGIPYEVLDRDDCILAEPALKHVREKIVGGLLTPNDETGDCFKFTNTLAAKVAERGVRFAYGTRIKDLGVEGGRVHGVATDRGWLSADAVVVALGSYSPLLLKPLGIKLPVYPVKGYSLTIPITDPSRAPESTVMDETYKIAITRLGDRIRVGGMAEISGYTNDLCSARRRTLEHSVTDLFPGGDVQKASFWSGLRPMTPDGTPVIGATKIAGLFLNTGHGTLGWTMSCGSARLISDLVSGRKPDIDAADLAIARYS
- the alr gene encoding alanine racemase; its protein translation is MDGYAFHAQDRHARADTGASGYLTIDLAALRRNYRKLSLAVAPAAAAAVVKADAYGLGAEPVSRSLHAQGCRHFFVAQLMEAVELKPRLPNDTQLFVLNGLQPGAEESCADAGIVPVLNSLEQFRRWSLAAQKLGRVLPAVVQFDTGMSRLGVAPQERTALAAELKDCRNIEILFIMSHLACADEMDNGQNAEQLAEMHRIAAEFPDLDVCFANSGGVFLGGDYHGVLARPGIALYGGAPSAGKPNPMEPVVRLEVAVIQTRTVPAGTRIGYGGAHVASSEMRLATIAGGYADGFPRSLSGRGAVFHAGVRLPIVGRVSMDSITVDVTALPDGALSLGSLVEVFGPHQTLEDVAEAAGTISYEILTGLGRRYDRRYR
- a CDS encoding gamma-butyrobetaine hydroxylase-like domain-containing protein, producing the protein MSDHWPTELRISKDRHRLVVTFDDGASFDLSAELLRVLSPSAEVQGHGPGQRVTVPGKRNVQILSVQPTGNYAVRIGFDDFHDTGIYTWSYLRELGEKGDVLFQAYEQELADKGMSRDRSEKPR